The Punica granatum isolate Tunisia-2019 chromosome 4, ASM765513v2, whole genome shotgun sequence genome has a window encoding:
- the LOC116206290 gene encoding arogenate dehydratase/prephenate dehydratase 1, chloroplastic-like, with protein MLLSIYSQITLPSIENVLCSAHPQQTSSTSPPPSLHSTSPTTSTLLSFLPSPLHRYWLLFGVHLFLLYPTKYLAFVLSSTASPMALKSPLLGGAAGAISQLGHSRVWSNQALVVFSDGERSGGLPGLSALRAIRSAKGESSSKSATELQPVGGRANVNISRKPQKDLSSFPKPLSVSDLSSTPEDGSKLRISFKGLSGSYSEDAALKAYPSCESVPCSEFEDAFKAVELWLADKAVLPIESSSGGSIHRNYDLLLRHRLHIVGEVQLPVNFCLLALPGVRMEQLKRVLSHPQALALSDAVLTKLNVARENVDDTAGAAQLVALNELEDTGVIASARAAEIYGLNILAERFQDNLDNITRFLVLARDPIIPRTDKQFKTSIVFTLDEGPGVLFKALAVFALRNINLTKIESRPQRKRPLRVVDDSNTGTAKYFDYLFYIDFEASMAESRAQNALGHLQEFATFLRVLGCYPMDKIM; from the exons ATGCTTCTGTCTATCTACTCCCAAATCACATTGCCCTCCATAGAAAACGTGCTCTGCTCTGCTCACCCTCAACAAACATCGTCTacgtctcctcctccttccctcCATTCCACCTCACCTACTACCTCTACTCTTCTCTCCTTCCTTCCCTCCCCCCTCCATAGATACTGGTTGTTATTTGGTGTCCATTTGTTTCTTCTATACCCGACAAAATATCTCGCATTCGTCCTCTCTTCCACTGCCTCTCCCATGGCCCTGAAGAGTCCCCTCCTGGGGGGCGCTGCCGGCGCTATTTCTCAGCTGGGGCATTCTCGTGTCTGGTCGAATCAGGCCCTGGTCGTGTTTTCAGATGGGGAGCGGTCGGGCGGGCTTCCGGGCCTGTCTGCTCTCCGGGCGATAAGGTCCGCGAAGGGAGAGAGTTCGTCGAAATCGGCCACCGAGCTGCAGCCGGTGGGTGGTCGGGCGAATGTCAATATATCCCGGAAGCCACAGAAGGATTTGAGCTCTTTTCCAA AACCATTGTCTGTGTCTGATCTCTCCTCAACTCCGGAAGATGGATCGAAATTGCGGATATCGTTCAAG GGGTTGTCGGGTTCATACAGCGAAGATGCCGCTCTCAAAGCCTATCCAAGCTGCGAGTCCGTTCCTTGCAGTGAGTTTGAAGATGCCTTTAAG GCTGTTGAACTGTGGTTGGCTGATaaagcagttcttccaatcgagaGCTCTTCGGGCGGAAGCATCCATCGGAACTATGATCTGCTCCTCCGCCACAGGCTCCACATAGTCGGTGAGGTTCAGTTGCCTGTCAACTTCTGTCTACTCGCTCTTCCGGGTGTTAGAATGGAGCAGCTAAAACGCGTTTTAAGTCATCCTCAG GCACTTGCGCTCAGTGATGCTGTTCTGACAAAGTTGAATGTTGCCAGAGAAAATGTCGATGATACGGCTGGTGCTGCTCAG CTAGTAGCATTGAACGAGCTGGAGGATACTGGAGTTATTGCGAGTGCCCGAGCAGCTGAAATCTATGGGCTTAATATACTCGCAGAAAGATTCCAG GATAATTTGGATAACATCACTCGTTTCCTTGTACTTGCAAGAGATCCCATCATACCAAGAACTGATAAGCAATTTAAG ACGAGCATTGTCTTCACTCTTGATGAAGGTCCGGGGGTGTTATTCAAAGCTTTGGCTGTTTTTGCCCTGAGGAACATAAATTTAACCAAG ATTGAGAGCAGGCCACAGAGGAAGAGGCCATTGAGAGTTGTCGATGATTCCAACACGGGAACTGCCAA GTACTTCGACTACCTTTTCTACATTGATTTCGAGGCTTCTATGGCTGAATCTCGCGCACAGAATGCGCTCGGCCATCTGCAG GAATTTGCAACATTTCTTCGAGTTCTCGGCTGCTATCCCATGGATAAGATCATGTAG